The Rhodoligotrophos defluvii genomic sequence CGAGGCCGAGACGCGCCCGCAATAGCGCCACCTTCTCAACCGTGTCCTGATCGCAATAGCCGCCGATATGCTTGCGGCCGGCCCTGCCCGCCGTGCGGCGCGGCTCGATCTGCGCCCCCTCGGCCGCGATCGGGGCGGATTCCTCGCTCTCCTGCTCGGGAAGCTTCATTTTCGACAGGAAATCCTGCGCGGTTGCCTTTGTCTTCGCCATATCGTTCCTCATGCTCTCTTGTGCACAACTGCGTTTGTGCTCAATTGCAATTCTGCACTCACCCAATCCCATAAAGCTTGCAGCTCGGCGGCGGCTTTGCCTTCGGGGTCGATCTCAAAGGCCGTCAGCCCCTCCCGGCTCGCGTCCCGATGCACTTTGAATCGATGGATGACGGCCGGAACCATCGGGAGCTTGACCGTCTCGAAGACCTGGCGGGCAATATCTTCCTCGGCGCGGCTATTCGGCTGCGCCATCGTCAGGACGGCAGCAGCCGGCTTTTCGCTCGAACGCGCAAGGCGCGCGGTCCTGGGAAGCTGCTCATACGCCTCTATGTCAGGCGTGCACGGCACAAGCACGAGGTCGGAATATTCGACGGCGGCCGGGGCCTCAGTGCTTCGGGCGGGGGGCGTGTCGATAACAACGAGGTCGCAACCGGCTTCCTCGGCCTGGCTCAAGAGCTTCGGCAAGTCGATCTCGGTCGCAA encodes the following:
- a CDS encoding ribbon-helix-helix protein, CopG family encodes the protein MAKTKATAQDFLSKMKLPEQESEESAPIAAEGAQIEPRRTAGRAGRKHIGGYCDQDTVEKVALLRARLGLDNSQLIKRAIDELYSREGAARKFGDR
- a CDS encoding ParA family protein, which gives rise to MKTLAIAMQKGGVGKSTLTKALGVAGAKSGLNVLVLDMDAQQSTTQWAERRKDALPVVRFATEIDLPKLLSQAEEAGCDLVVIDTPPARSTEAPAAVEYSDLVLVPCTPDIEAYEQLPRTARLARSSEKPAAAVLTMAQPNSRAEEDIARQVFETVKLPMVPAVIHRFKVHRDASREGLTAFEIDPEGKAAAELQALWDWVSAELQLSTNAVVHKRA